The proteins below come from a single Eubacterium limosum genomic window:
- a CDS encoding APC family permease, with protein sequence MSDDKINKISFFETLTLAAGFTIGSGIITLTGIGIAFTGKSISLAFLVTAILFLIAVRPLVLLSSVLPRTSAAYTYSKELIGNKVGGFFAYIYFAGRITIAIFGISFAQYLASLIPALNDPLLLKFIGISVLSLFFIINLFGIKCAAKIQNILFVLLMIGLLTYVIFGVPKAAPIDFGDGTFFTGGFKGFYTAVSLLFFALGGSYIITDFAPSIKNPSKTIPKVVVFVTLGVCLLYMLIGFVASGVLPLEKAAGMPLSVSAGVIFPIPALKIVFIVGGALGALVTTLNSSFVWYSNSLIEPCVDGWFPKLFTLKNKYNVPYILMTVFYLFGLIPILFDIDLTILSKIAVGLTIFSLIIPMAGILKIDEKYPEEWKKSGFEKKYSLRKRKIMLFVTYIILATQVIYLLQSNPPLSNLIIGVYVLIVIIYLNRHNTHNDRLNNNC encoded by the coding sequence ATGTCAGATGACAAAATTAACAAAATCAGCTTTTTTGAAACCTTAACATTAGCGGCAGGTTTTACAATCGGTTCAGGAATTATCACGCTAACAGGAATCGGAATCGCCTTTACTGGCAAAAGTATCTCACTCGCTTTTTTAGTCACTGCCATACTCTTTTTGATTGCAGTTCGTCCCCTCGTTCTTTTGAGCAGCGTTCTACCAAGGACAAGTGCTGCTTACACCTATTCAAAAGAGTTAATCGGAAATAAAGTTGGCGGCTTCTTTGCCTATATTTATTTTGCTGGCAGAATAACCATTGCCATTTTTGGCATATCCTTTGCACAATATCTTGCCTCGCTAATTCCAGCATTAAACGATCCCCTATTGCTTAAATTTATAGGTATCTCTGTTTTAAGCCTCTTTTTTATCATAAACTTATTTGGAATTAAGTGTGCGGCCAAAATACAGAATATTCTATTTGTTCTTTTAATGATTGGCTTATTAACCTATGTCATCTTTGGTGTTCCAAAAGCCGCACCTATTGATTTTGGAGACGGTACTTTTTTTACTGGCGGTTTCAAGGGTTTTTACACAGCTGTAAGCCTGCTTTTCTTTGCTCTCGGTGGATCTTATATTATCACTGACTTTGCGCCTTCTATTAAAAATCCCAGTAAAACAATCCCTAAAGTGGTTGTCTTTGTAACGCTTGGCGTCTGCCTTCTCTATATGCTGATTGGTTTTGTCGCTTCTGGAGTTCTTCCTTTAGAAAAAGCAGCAGGAATGCCGCTTTCTGTATCGGCCGGAGTAATCTTCCCGATACCAGCTTTGAAAATTGTTTTTATCGTCGGAGGCGCTTTAGGTGCACTCGTTACTACCCTAAACTCAAGCTTCGTATGGTATTCAAATTCTCTGATCGAACCCTGTGTGGATGGCTGGTTCCCAAAATTATTTACTTTAAAAAACAAATATAATGTTCCTTACATTTTAATGACAGTCTTTTATCTCTTTGGCTTGATTCCAATTTTATTTGATATTGATTTAACAATTTTATCAAAAATTGCGGTTGGCTTAACAATTTTTTCTTTGATTATTCCGATGGCAGGCATTTTAAAAATAGATGAAAAATATCCTGAAGAATGGAAAAAATCAGGATTTGAGAAAAAGTATTCTCTCAGGAAAAGAAAAATCATGCTTTTTGTGACTTACATTATTTTAGCAACTCAAGTCATCTACTTACTGCAATCAAATCCACCATTGTCAAACCTAATTATCGGAGTTTATGTGCTTATTGTAATCATCTATTTAAATAGGCATAATACTCATAATGACCGCTTAAACAATAACTGTTAA
- a CDS encoding DUF3786 domain-containing protein, translating to MADPSNPKQAQNNRAFNEMLKSAKKRLEQRPPDDLARKAGVIFAPKDAVFTIPSLGRTYPLAYPEFECKGTIDEWFHLVLLHYLDLADETPVSDAFVPFADQQEGLIRGTKFDHTAAQALRAFLTGRRPEQVKAALQKLDAAFVPSNADLCAVLPFLPCYPIALKIWFDDDEFPPEGKLLLSKSASHYLTIEDAVVAGEFILRELETAYHVLYT from the coding sequence ATGGCCGACCCATCAAACCCAAAACAAGCCCAGAATAACCGGGCCTTTAATGAAATGCTCAAGTCTGCAAAAAAGCGGTTGGAACAGCGTCCGCCGGATGACCTTGCCCGCAAAGCAGGCGTTATCTTTGCTCCGAAGGACGCGGTTTTCACGATCCCCAGCCTTGGCCGCACCTATCCCCTCGCCTATCCCGAATTTGAATGTAAGGGGACCATCGACGAGTGGTTTCACCTTGTCCTGCTCCACTATTTGGATCTGGCGGACGAAACACCGGTTTCCGACGCCTTTGTTCCCTTTGCCGACCAACAGGAGGGCCTGATCCGCGGCACTAAGTTTGACCACACTGCCGCCCAGGCCCTGCGCGCTTTTCTTACAGGCAGGCGGCCTGAGCAGGTGAAAGCCGCCCTCCAGAAACTGGACGCGGCCTTTGTTCCGTCAAACGCAGACCTCTGCGCAGTTCTCCCTTTTCTTCCCTGTTACCCCATCGCGCTAAAGATCTGGTTTGATGACGATGAGTTTCCACCCGAGGGTAAGCTACTGCTAAGCAAAAGCGCGTCCCACTACCTGACCATCGAGGACGCGGTAGTGGCAGGTGAGTTCATTTTGAGGGAATTGGAGACTGCGTACCACGTGCTGTACACATGA
- a CDS encoding MFS transporter: MKKKLGKKYMLWGIADVGEGLVAFISGTYLSFFMTDVALIPLSITSVAMFVMSASDFILASTAGTLILMLPEGRWGRLRSYLLVCPVIAAVFFVIHFISFGNNIIITALVITAAYILARCMYNLTFVANLSLINVIATNQTEKNQLSSQRMIGSNLGRMLANTVTPVLITLFAVQYSERALYPMIMAGGGVIYILFNWVHFWLAGKREKAANDYSELKLRDVFSALVTNAQLFVIVLIDLTSNVTSIVLPALAVYYYKYVFQQPQLTALHMLLTGVAALGGAMLVRIAGSKIQSPRKILLFVYPIIAIFIFGTRFCTWSPFLFMGANIIFHGLTGTTQPFELSLYMDNVTYIKNNTGKDMNSLVMGFSNMTVKIANIIKSLLIPITLMLSGYVAGEANEAVKLAIINAYSIFPMLFPLLGFFLLRFCYKLTK; the protein is encoded by the coding sequence ATGAAAAAAAAGCTTGGAAAAAAATATATGTTATGGGGTATAGCAGATGTAGGAGAAGGCTTAGTTGCCTTCATCTCAGGAACCTATCTTTCTTTTTTTATGACAGATGTTGCCTTGATTCCGCTAAGCATTACGTCAGTCGCGATGTTTGTTATGAGTGCCAGTGATTTTATTCTTGCGTCCACAGCCGGGACTCTTATACTGATGCTTCCAGAGGGGCGTTGGGGAAGGCTTCGGTCTTATTTGCTGGTCTGTCCCGTTATCGCCGCGGTATTTTTTGTGATACACTTCATATCTTTTGGAAATAATATCATTATCACTGCTCTGGTTATTACAGCTGCCTACATACTGGCAAGGTGTATGTATAATTTGACGTTCGTTGCAAATCTCTCCTTGATTAACGTCATTGCGACAAATCAGACAGAAAAAAATCAGCTGAGCTCACAGCGCATGATCGGTTCAAATCTTGGGCGAATGCTGGCAAATACAGTTACCCCTGTTTTGATTACTCTGTTTGCAGTTCAATATTCCGAGCGGGCCCTGTACCCGATGATTATGGCTGGCGGAGGCGTTATATATATTCTTTTTAATTGGGTTCATTTTTGGCTTGCCGGGAAGCGGGAGAAGGCGGCAAATGATTATTCAGAACTTAAGCTAAGGGATGTATTTTCCGCCCTGGTGACAAATGCCCAGCTGTTTGTTATCGTTTTAATTGATCTGACCAGCAATGTCACCTCCATCGTGCTGCCTGCTTTAGCGGTATACTATTATAAATATGTATTTCAGCAACCTCAGCTAACCGCGCTTCATATGCTTTTAACAGGCGTTGCTGCTCTTGGAGGAGCAATGCTTGTTCGGATTGCGGGTTCAAAGATACAATCACCGAGAAAGATACTTTTGTTCGTTTATCCGATTATTGCGATTTTTATTTTCGGTACCCGGTTTTGTACATGGAGTCCTTTTTTATTTATGGGTGCCAATATCATTTTTCATGGCCTGACGGGAACCACACAGCCCTTTGAGTTAAGCCTTTATATGGACAATGTTACCTATATAAAAAACAATACCGGAAAAGATATGAACTCTCTGGTTATGGGGTTTTCAAATATGACAGTAAAAATTGCCAATATTATAAAAAGTCTACTGATTCCCATCACACTAATGTTATCCGGGTATGTAGCGGGGGAAGCAAACGAGGCCGTAAAATTGGCTATTATTAATGCCTATTCCATATTTCCAATGCTATTTCCATTACTAGGTTTTTTCTTGCTTCGCTTTTGTTATAAATTGACAAAATAA
- a CDS encoding uroporphyrinogen decarboxylase — translation MEKVNSIKTTNILEDANENQWHAQQKQQVFRDVYTNIIPERVPINVSLNTNVVAGYAGVPGGEALWNPSILEDAAMELADRIPTDVSIFAGGHLVPSFYQAAGSKCMKISSTGLMQHPNHVGMLPEDYDAFIENAYDCIIERILPRNYTGLDFKKEPVRAMFTIAQGMEAKAQNMAKNKALGEKIRKKHGGYVVQRAGCYAAADILTDCLRSLSGMAMDIRRRPDKVEAAVNSVYPLNYKVGLPSKITDEMHVFFPLHLATYLKEKDFKRLWWPTFYRQVTDYASLGIHSHAFCEHDWMRYLDYLQDLPTNTVLQFEHADPQLIKDKLGRKHILTGGFPLSILRTATKQQCIDKTKEFLDIMMPGGKFIFQFDKNPLTFGDICLENLEAVCQTVYEYGRYPNAGEKAGQDFNRNDYTHSPEAPFESKYYRTWDEYLRENPLTPECAKAEVMAAEDMIVKFIYSLCQ, via the coding sequence ATGGAAAAAGTCAATTCAATAAAAACAACAAATATCCTTGAAGATGCAAACGAAAATCAATGGCATGCTCAACAAAAACAACAAGTTTTCCGAGATGTTTATACCAATATAATACCTGAGAGAGTTCCTATAAATGTTTCATTAAACACAAATGTTGTGGCCGGATATGCTGGTGTTCCAGGAGGAGAAGCGTTGTGGAATCCGTCGATTCTCGAAGACGCCGCAATGGAGCTGGCCGACAGAATTCCGACAGATGTGTCGATCTTTGCCGGCGGGCATCTCGTCCCATCCTTTTATCAGGCAGCGGGATCAAAATGTATGAAAATCAGTTCAACCGGTCTGATGCAGCATCCAAACCATGTTGGAATGTTACCCGAAGATTATGACGCGTTCATTGAAAATGCTTATGACTGCATTATCGAAAGAATTTTGCCAAGAAATTATACTGGACTTGATTTTAAAAAGGAGCCAGTCAGAGCAATGTTTACGATCGCCCAGGGAATGGAGGCAAAAGCTCAAAATATGGCCAAAAACAAAGCTTTAGGTGAGAAGATCAGAAAAAAACATGGCGGATACGTTGTTCAACGTGCTGGATGTTATGCCGCAGCAGATATTTTGACCGATTGTCTGAGGAGTTTGTCGGGCATGGCAATGGATATTCGCCGCAGACCGGATAAGGTGGAGGCGGCAGTGAACAGTGTATACCCTTTAAACTACAAGGTGGGTCTGCCGTCAAAAATCACGGATGAAATGCACGTCTTTTTTCCGCTTCATTTGGCAACATATCTTAAAGAAAAAGATTTCAAACGTTTGTGGTGGCCTACTTTTTATCGTCAGGTGACGGACTATGCTTCCTTGGGTATCCATTCACACGCATTTTGTGAACATGACTGGATGCGCTATTTAGACTACCTTCAGGATCTTCCGACCAATACGGTTCTTCAATTTGAACATGCAGATCCACAGTTAATCAAAGATAAGCTCGGGAGAAAGCATATTCTCACAGGGGGATTCCCATTGAGCATTTTAAGGACAGCGACGAAGCAACAATGTATTGATAAAACAAAAGAGTTTTTAGATATTATGATGCCAGGAGGAAAATTCATCTTCCAGTTTGATAAAAACCCACTAACCTTTGGAGATATCTGCCTTGAGAATTTGGAAGCTGTTTGTCAAACTGTATATGAATACGGCCGTTATCCTAATGCTGGAGAAAAGGCAGGTCAGGACTTTAACCGCAATGACTACACGCACTCACCAGAGGCACCGTTTGAAAGCAAATACTACCGTACATGGGATGAGTATCTCAGGGAAAATCCACTGACACCGGAATGCGCTAAGGCTGAAGTGATGGCAGCAGAAGATATGATCGTAAAATTTATTTACTCCTTATGTCAGTAA
- a CDS encoding MFS transporter, translating to MTEEKKQDKRELSIYPLSELGGGVFKAYFTTYISMLMTSVYQFPVVVAGILETIQSAIQWFGSPIMGTVYDRFSFKKGKFWPWFLIAGAGTGILYIIVFGMPVIFEDPSKLVIPAAIFIALAAFMSSALSTLGLTIYMYVAKTEKTRSFLAMVVKICRDGMKIVVGWVFPVMLTYFITFMPEMNAWAMIAVILAAVAIVIFVIASVLTKNSEIEREAQTKTLQRKKKTPILKTFKGILTNRALLVTFLAMTCSKVFFFFHITGAAYFWRYYMNNFEMLSIFNVAFSLAAIIGAALMPTILKIFKDTKRSYVFTMFVQAGLYAVSLLIVSPENTVGTIAILSAASFFNGISDGFILPLFGQATDYNVWKTGNKDYGLTMSTYSISIRAGNVASITIRTSLLAAAGFNSKALAGGAAVPAAVQSVLYNLNTLFPLILALVIALLVLFLNPINDKKAEQYRKEIKERDMQEAAS from the coding sequence ATGACAGAAGAAAAGAAACAAGATAAGCGCGAATTGTCAATCTATCCGTTATCTGAATTAGGTGGCGGAGTATTTAAAGCCTATTTCACAACGTATATTTCAATGCTGATGACTTCGGTCTACCAGTTTCCAGTTGTTGTTGCTGGCATTTTGGAAACGATACAGTCGGCGATTCAATGGTTTGGGAGCCCGATTATGGGAACTGTATATGATCGGTTTTCATTTAAGAAAGGAAAGTTCTGGCCATGGTTTTTGATTGCCGGAGCTGGTACAGGAATTTTATATATCATTGTATTTGGTATGCCCGTTATATTTGAGGATCCTTCAAAGCTTGTCATTCCAGCCGCGATTTTTATTGCTTTAGCGGCCTTTATGTCTTCAGCTTTAAGTACATTAGGTCTTACCATTTATATGTATGTGGCAAAAACAGAAAAAACGCGTTCGTTTTTGGCAATGGTAGTGAAAATTTGCAGAGATGGTATGAAAATTGTGGTTGGATGGGTTTTCCCGGTAATGCTGACCTATTTCATTACATTTATGCCAGAAATGAATGCCTGGGCCATGATCGCTGTGATTTTGGCGGCTGTGGCCATTGTAATCTTTGTTATCGCTTCGGTTCTCACAAAAAATTCTGAAATCGAGCGCGAAGCACAGACAAAAACACTTCAAAGAAAGAAAAAGACACCGATCCTTAAAACATTCAAAGGAATCCTTACAAACCGTGCATTGCTGGTTACCTTCCTGGCGATGACATGCAGTAAAGTGTTTTTCTTTTTCCATATTACCGGCGCAGCCTACTTTTGGCGTTATTACATGAACAATTTTGAAATGCTATCCATTTTTAACGTTGCTTTCAGTTTAGCAGCTATTATTGGAGCTGCATTGATGCCGACGATTTTAAAGATCTTTAAGGACACAAAAAGAAGTTACGTGTTTACTATGTTTGTTCAGGCAGGTCTTTATGCTGTGAGCTTATTGATTGTGTCACCGGAAAATACAGTCGGAACCATTGCGATTTTATCCGCGGCAAGCTTCTTTAATGGGATTTCAGACGGTTTTATTTTGCCGCTGTTTGGACAGGCGACAGATTATAATGTCTGGAAAACCGGAAATAAAGATTATGGCCTGACCATGTCTACCTATTCAATCTCGATTCGTGCAGGAAATGTCGCTTCTATCACGATAAGAACAAGCTTACTTGCAGCAGCGGGATTTAACTCAAAGGCCCTGGCTGGTGGCGCAGCGGTTCCAGCAGCTGTACAGAGTGTCCTTTACAATTTGAATACATTGTTTCCGCTGATTCTTGCGTTAGTGATTGCACTGCTCGTATTATTTTTAAACCCAATAAATGACAAAAAAGCAGAACAGTACCGTAAGGAAATTAAAGAACGGGATATGCAGGAAGCAGCATCATAA
- a CDS encoding LysR family transcriptional regulator, producing MLGTEFDNITIFQLRLCLSIQEYGSFTRAAEACHITQPTLSKKISQLEEQLGLDLFVRGKNTTIRPTPAGEVLFKEWRSILKHMERSLQYAYEIQENDNPTILFSSIPSIDTKIYIQPLVEAYLGKLPNRIFRFELMNISFQASGLLDGSIDIAMVPIFRENLFKSPPLVSKVILNCNWLAGMLPSNVLASKTSLTMHDLAKQNFILPSPHLFSDYYSMIEECCLKAGFTPNVTFTTQNHMSLPMNIRTNNEVFFVESYSRIVGDTGFVFREVTDMKGGLLLCWNENNKKSIVKDFVKYATNYFSKIRFK from the coding sequence GTGCTGGGAACCGAGTTTGATAATATCACTATTTTTCAGTTAAGGCTTTGTCTGAGCATTCAGGAATATGGCAGCTTTACACGAGCGGCTGAGGCTTGCCATATTACACAGCCTACATTGAGTAAAAAAATATCTCAGTTAGAGGAACAATTAGGGCTGGATTTATTTGTTCGCGGAAAAAATACAACAATACGCCCAACACCGGCAGGTGAGGTGTTATTTAAAGAATGGCGAAGCATACTGAAGCATATGGAGCGATCATTACAATATGCCTATGAAATTCAGGAGAATGACAATCCTACAATTCTGTTCAGTTCTATACCGTCAATTGACACAAAAATCTACATTCAGCCTTTGGTAGAGGCTTATCTGGGAAAGCTGCCGAATAGAATATTTCGTTTTGAATTAATGAATATTTCGTTTCAGGCATCAGGACTCCTTGATGGAAGTATTGACATTGCGATGGTACCGATATTTCGTGAAAATTTATTTAAAAGTCCTCCTTTGGTCAGTAAAGTTATTTTAAACTGTAATTGGCTGGCAGGTATGCTTCCTTCAAATGTTCTCGCATCTAAGACATCGCTGACAATGCACGATCTTGCAAAACAGAATTTTATCTTACCTTCACCACATCTCTTTTCCGACTATTATTCAATGATCGAGGAGTGCTGCTTAAAGGCAGGTTTTACTCCGAATGTGACATTTACCACGCAAAATCATATGAGCTTACCAATGAATATAAGGACAAATAATGAAGTGTTTTTTGTTGAAAGCTATTCGCGGATTGTTGGCGACACTGGTTTTGTGTTTCGGGAAGTCACAGATATGAAAGGCGGGCTTTTGCTCTGCTGGAATGAAAATAATAAAAAGTCAATTGTAAAAGATTTTGTGAAATACGCCACTAATTACTTTAGTAAAATACGGTTTAAATAA
- a CDS encoding hydantoinase/oxoprolinase family protein, translating into MQTVLGIDTGGTYTDAVLLEQKTKKVLKKAKSPTTRDNLAVGIGKSIRGLGLNPADTIEKVVLSTTLATNAIVEGEGRPTGLIIIGELPKGELPDAHRAQVQGKVNIKGKEVIPLDTAQVIEACAAIAPQVQAFAVSGMMSVRNASQELAVKNIIKKQCALPVVCGHELSSQLGFHDRTVTTVLNASLIPILEDFIRAVEVTLADQSIDAPVYMVKGDGNLASLSFIREKPIESILSGPAASIIGALSLAGCGDGVVVDMGGTTTDSGIVLDNTLTLAPIGARVGDWQTQIDSAQINTCGLGGDTQIIAVDGHPALTGRRVLPASRGGSNGLTPTDLLHYTGDFEGWDRELVVGAVNAQTDKDPDAYVDEAAAQILETIRAEVLSLYEAHPVPIIAIGAPAKTWYEKIQAETGYVVIVPEHYEVANAVGAAMAAVEERVTALVRPDEENDGYVAHVAGQCRSFQDKAEAVDFVKQETEARAAAAAKAQGAPDISVQVFCDDIVEKIGWRERYIETRVKAVAKATTLKLKMQEEKDERRP; encoded by the coding sequence ATGCAGACAGTATTAGGAATTGATACCGGCGGAACATATACCGACGCCGTTTTACTGGAACAAAAAACAAAGAAAGTGCTGAAAAAAGCAAAATCACCGACCACCAGAGACAATCTGGCCGTTGGTATCGGTAAGAGTATCCGCGGCCTTGGCCTTAACCCGGCGGATACCATCGAAAAGGTAGTGCTGTCCACTACGCTGGCAACCAACGCCATCGTCGAGGGCGAAGGGCGCCCCACAGGCCTGATCATCATCGGCGAGCTGCCAAAGGGTGAGCTGCCCGACGCGCACAGGGCCCAGGTCCAGGGGAAGGTCAATATCAAGGGGAAAGAAGTCATTCCGCTGGATACAGCGCAGGTCATCGAAGCCTGCGCAGCCATCGCGCCCCAGGTGCAGGCCTTTGCCGTGTCCGGCATGATGAGCGTGCGCAACGCGAGCCAGGAGCTGGCAGTCAAGAATATCATCAAAAAGCAGTGCGCCCTGCCAGTGGTCTGCGGCCACGAGCTCAGCAGCCAGCTGGGCTTCCATGACCGGACAGTCACCACCGTCCTCAACGCCAGCCTGATCCCCATCCTCGAGGATTTTATCCGCGCGGTGGAGGTGACGCTGGCCGATCAGAGCATTGACGCGCCCGTGTATATGGTGAAAGGCGACGGCAATCTGGCCAGCCTTTCCTTTATACGGGAAAAGCCCATCGAGTCCATTCTGTCCGGCCCTGCAGCCAGCATTATCGGCGCGCTGAGCCTGGCAGGCTGCGGCGATGGCGTGGTTGTCGATATGGGCGGCACCACGACCGACAGCGGCATTGTTTTAGACAATACCCTGACCCTTGCGCCCATCGGCGCCCGTGTCGGCGACTGGCAGACACAGATCGACTCCGCCCAGATCAATACCTGCGGCCTGGGCGGCGATACGCAGATCATCGCAGTGGACGGGCACCCGGCCCTGACAGGACGGCGCGTCCTGCCAGCCAGCCGCGGCGGAAGCAATGGGCTGACCCCCACCGACCTGCTGCACTACACCGGAGATTTTGAGGGCTGGGACCGTGAGCTGGTCGTCGGCGCCGTAAACGCCCAGACCGATAAAGACCCCGACGCCTATGTTGACGAGGCCGCAGCGCAGATCCTGGAGACCATCAGGGCAGAGGTGCTGAGCCTGTACGAGGCGCATCCGGTCCCCATCATCGCCATCGGCGCGCCGGCCAAAACCTGGTATGAGAAAATTCAGGCAGAAACCGGGTATGTGGTCATTGTACCAGAGCATTATGAGGTCGCCAACGCTGTTGGCGCAGCCATGGCCGCTGTCGAGGAGCGCGTGACCGCGCTGGTGCGCCCCGACGAGGAGAACGACGGCTATGTGGCCCATGTGGCGGGCCAGTGCCGGAGCTTTCAGGATAAAGCCGAAGCCGTAGACTTTGTGAAGCAGGAGACCGAAGCCCGGGCCGCCGCCGCCGCAAAGGCACAGGGCGCCCCAGACATCAGCGTCCAGGTATTCTGTGATGACATCGTGGAAAAAATCGGCTGGCGTGAGCGCTATATCGAGACCCGCGTAAAGGCCGTCGCCAAGGCCACCACCCTCAAGCTGAAAATGCAGGAGGAAAAGGACGAAAGACGTCCGTAA
- a CDS encoding asparaginase has product MYPTIQNIFLLQTGGTIGSAIHDGCIDVDPEKGDALIQTYLKSASRLVDFEVSRPFTILSENLVPAHWSQIIDALKTVDFDRYKGIIVTHGSDTLPYTAAALSYFFSTTPIPIVLVCSNHPLGHPESNALPNFSGAVDFILNTALPGIFTVYENKDGKTQIHLGTRLLEADWINDNFLSFGGCPFAVNDRHCLSHGNARLSPSIDALKDRAHHTSWAATPVFTEKVLALRAYPGMDYRYIDLGTTPPAAVLHALYHSATGNAEGTDGASLADFIASHPSVDHYLISFKNAQGDLYATGHDLIGQGGIPLENISFEAAVTKLYFAYNQKETDPVAYIRTERFFEFV; this is encoded by the coding sequence ATGTATCCCACCATCCAAAATATTTTTCTGCTGCAAACCGGCGGCACCATCGGCAGCGCCATTCATGACGGCTGCATTGACGTAGACCCTGAAAAGGGCGACGCCCTGATCCAGACTTACCTGAAAAGTGCGTCCCGGCTGGTCGATTTCGAGGTCAGCCGCCCATTTACCATTCTGAGCGAAAACCTGGTGCCGGCCCACTGGTCCCAGATCATCGACGCCCTGAAAACCGTCGATTTTGACCGGTACAAAGGCATTATCGTAACACACGGCTCCGATACCCTGCCCTACACGGCGGCGGCTTTAAGCTACTTTTTTAGCACCACACCCATTCCCATTGTGCTGGTCTGCTCAAACCATCCCCTGGGCCATCCTGAGAGCAACGCGCTGCCCAATTTCAGCGGCGCGGTGGATTTTATCCTGAACACCGCCCTGCCGGGCATTTTTACCGTCTATGAGAACAAAGACGGCAAAACGCAGATCCATCTGGGGACGCGGCTTCTGGAGGCGGACTGGATCAACGACAATTTTCTAAGCTTTGGCGGATGCCCCTTTGCTGTCAATGACCGTCACTGTCTGTCTCACGGAAACGCGCGTCTTAGCCCATCCATCGACGCCTTAAAGGACCGCGCGCACCACACCAGCTGGGCAGCCACGCCCGTGTTCACCGAGAAGGTGCTGGCCCTGCGCGCTTACCCGGGTATGGACTACCGCTATATCGATCTGGGCACCACGCCGCCGGCTGCGGTTCTCCACGCCCTCTACCACTCAGCCACTGGCAATGCTGAGGGCACTGACGGCGCTTCTCTGGCGGATTTCATCGCCAGCCATCCGTCGGTCGACCACTACCTGATCTCTTTTAAAAACGCCCAGGGCGACCTCTACGCCACCGGCCACGACCTGATCGGGCAGGGCGGCATTCCGCTGGAAAACATTTCCTTTGAGGCTGCGGTCACCAAGCTTTATTTTGCCTATAACCAGAAAGAAACCGATCCAGTGGCCTATATACGCACTGAACGGTTCTTTGAGTTTGTGTAA